CATTTTGATGACAGTGTTTCTGTAGGAACAAAATTCATCATTAAACTGCAAGAAACCAGCATTTAATGTTGAAATTCAACAGAGCAAAACAGTATATTCACCTTTATCTTGTTCACAATTCACAAACCAACATGCTCTGCTGAAAGATATGCAGCTTCCAGAAGAAATCTTCTGAACTCATCAAGCAAATCTGGATGACCATTAAAAAGAGAGGAAATCTGaaattgtaaaacaaaaacttttaaGAATACTGAAAATTACATTAACAagaaaactttcaaaaaaaaaaaaaagagcaacaaaacaaacagaacCATAGCATATATTTACCTCATTGTAGACCTCTACTATGTCCTTGTGCTCATTCCAGTACTTATTCCAAATTTCTAAGAATGACTTATAAACATGTTCATCATTTTGAAAGCGTATCTGTAGGGACAAAGGTCATCATTAAACTGCAAGGAAAAAACATTTGCAGTTGAAATTCAACAGAGTGAAACAATGTTTTCACCTTTATCTTGTTCATAAAGCTGATAGCTTCCTGACATTCAACTGTCTTCTCTTGTGGAAGGGCCTCATCATTGTCAAGGGCCATTTCATACCCCTTTGGCAAGAAGATGTCAAACCCAGAAATCAAGTTGTTATGCCCTTTAAATAATTCCTTCACTCTGATTATGACACCAACAGTGCCAACTCTGCAAGTAGAAACAATGGCACACAATCCATTAGGTTTTAGATGCAATGTTCCATTAATCCAAGGAAAAAAACTTCATAAATGAGTGTACCTTTGATCCTTAAAATCTTTCATGACCTTAAGGAACAtttcatatttttctctttgctctTGAAACGTTTCCTTCACTTCCTCGAGATAGGTTAAGGCATCATATGTTGTTAGTTTCCTTGGAGTACCACCACCATCTACTGGGACTTGGGATTGCCCATAGCTTCAAATCCAcaaatatatattcaaaatattagTTCAACCACGATTCAACCCAGACCCTATAGCAAAGCTATTCCATAAATCATAACGTATTCAAACTATAAATGTGCTCTCAAAAGTTTGTAACTTTCTGCTGATAGAATGACACTCGGTCAATTTCAACAGCAAACTAATTCACAAAAGAAAACATTCTCATATTTCATTTGTCACAATCCACTTTAAAAATTCTCACAAGAAAACTtgcctaaaaataaaaatccaattaCAAAAAGCAGAACTCATTACTAAACCAGTCAAGAGCATGATTCAGATTCAAACAATAGAACAAAAATATATcccatatttctcttccctcacaaaaaatcagaaaatttcatcaTATAAAAAATCACCAAGCAAAAGCATTAGAGAGGTTTAAAAGAACAAAGGAATAACTGTAAaacaagaaaagagaaaagagcaCAGAGTACAGAGAAAGAAACTTACAAGACTCCAGGCGAAGAACCAGACGGCTGCTTCTTTGGTGGAGCAGCCTCATCATCCTCCAGggttattttttttgaaaatttgtccTCAAGGGTTATTCCATACCCCTTTTGCAAAAAGGTGTTAAACCCAGAAATCAAGTTATCATGCCCTTCAAATAAATCCTTCACTTTGGAAATGAAGCCAACAGTATCAGTTCTGCAAGATTAAACAAAGGCATAATCTGTTAGGTTTTAGATGCCATGTTCCATTGATCCAAGACAAAAGCTTCATACATGCGATTACTGTACCTTTGAGCCTTAAAATCATTCAAGACCTCAAGAAACTCTTCATATTTCTCTTTTTGGTCTTGAAACGTTTCCTCCACTTCCTTGAGATAGGTTTTGGCACCATTCATTGTTAGTTCCTGAGAGGTATCACCAAGACCAATCACTGGGACTTCGGATTGCCCATCTCTTCACATCAACAATATATATTAACATGTATATTAACATAACAACAATTCATCCCAGACTATATATTAACATGTATAATTATTCCATGAACACAACATATTCATACCATCAATGTGATCTCTATGACAGTACAAAAGTTTATAACTAGCTGACACCCAGggttcaaatttctcatcaGTGGCATGGTCTGCTCTCCTTTACTTGGAGAAAGAAGATTTGAATCCCTCCCCCAATTGTTGTAATCATCcaattatcaaccaaaaaaaaaaaaaatcccacaaaaggaaaaatattccAAGCTTTCATTTGTCGcaattcacttaaaaaattctGACATGTAAACttacttcaaaataaaatccaattacaACAGGCAGAACCCATTAAAAACCAGCCAAGAGCATGATTCAAATTCAAACAATAGTACAGAAATATAACCCATACAAATTCAGCAAATTCCATCATACAAAAAATCACCAAGCAAAATCATTAGACatgtttaaaaaacaatttttagcAAACCAAAAACAGAACTTTTTATTGAGAGAACCAAACAGAACTTAAGGAATCAAACAATTCTATttctaccccccccccccccccccaaaaaaaaaaaaaagaaacaacaaaagagaaaagcgTACAAAGAGAGAAACTTACGAGTCTCTTAATCTCTTTATTTCCGAACTAATCTCCAATCTCAAATCACTAACCAAAGAAATGTAAAATAAGAGACCCAGTAaggataagaaagaaagaaagaaagaaaccaaagaaaaccAGGTCTTGCAAATTGCAGAAAAGATAAGAGAGCCATTACAAATTATTTACGTAAGAGATGCAATAAACTATAGTGTAAGCACTGGAAAGTGATTTTGGGAGTGAAATCTTGTTGTTGGAAATAGGAACCAGAAGTTGAgaattcattttcattttttgttaaatatttctaaccaaatcaaatccaaaatttagaaacaaacaaaaataaaaagaagaagtaaaactTACAGGTGGGGTGCCCGCCGATGCGGCGGAATAAGGCGTCAGCGGTGgagggtctctctctctctctctctctcttgctgtCTGTCCACacggcttctttttttttttttccctcccattATGATGTTAACGTCTACTTATACACTTGGGTCTAAACCGGCTGACATTTGTCCACAACTTAATGGGTATGCATTTAAtgtctttttattaaatgtgatAAATCaatctttaaataatattttttttaaagcaaaaattaatatttatatcatcaattaaatatttaaagttcaaatttttcttGTCTAaatttaggcaaaaaaaaaaaaaaagtttacggATTAAATAGTATATAACAATTGGTATGAAATCTTGCATGtatgaagaatataaaaaaacatgtaaactaacatttaaattttttaattataaagttatgttaatattctttttaatgagaGTTGTagccatagttttaaaaattgaactGGACTGACTAGTCAAACCGGTTGAACTGGGAATCAGGTACCAATCTAGTCTAGTAAAACCACTAAGAACTGgtcaaaaataagaaataagaagGAATTAGGTGCAAAAATGGTTCATTGACTAGCTTGGTTCTAAAAACCATGGTTGTAGCTATTGATTACTAAtaagcatggttttaaaaactggatCGAGGGCAAAATTGAATTTGCCTCGAGTTTCCAATTTATCTAGTTTTGATTAGTTTCAGTATTTTTTTAGACCAGACTAGTAGCCAGTTCCCAATTCAAGATTGGCCGGTCcagttcggtttttaaaaccatgctaacaaatttgtagccaaattatatcatttatttatttttatttttttgggtaaattaagcCCATTGGGCTTAAACTGGTCACTACTCACAATCCCTTTTTTTATGTGCTTAAGTAAGCAAAGAGAAGGATTACTCATGAGCAGGCGTGTTTGCGTTGGATCTattaagagcattctcattaagGGTGTTATAAAtgctaaaatgctatttttagcatttataacCCCAAAAACCTACTCTATTAGTGCTCTCATTTTTAAGCTATTAGAGCATCAACATTGGGAATGCAAATGTCAAATGTTAGGAGAATTTGACATTTCAAGTCCTAAAGTGCTCAGCATCAGGGAATGCAAAATCCAagtattgcaaattttttttgcaatactgCTATAGTGCAATTCTTCCTTTAGATAGAATTGCACTATAGCACAATTCTAAAGctaaatattagttttttattccattagttctctctctccttaaGTCCTCTCTCCCTCACTCCCACTTTGTCTCTCCATCTCCCACTCCTTGCAAAGTCCCTCTTTCTCTTGGtcctcactctttctctcatctcacatctctctttcttgttcAAGGCTTGCACTGGAGCTGGGTTGGGTTCGTGGTTTGATCTGGGCATGGTGGTGGGTTGGGGTCGGTTGATGGTGGGTTTGGATCGGCGTGGATCAGCGGGCTAGGTTTCCTGGAGATGGCTCCGATGGGTTTGACAAAGGTTTGATTTGGAGAGAGTGGGTTGCTGTGTCGTGCTTGGTCGGCGAGGTCTTGGTCGTGCTTGGTCAGCGAGGTCTGGGTTCTGCGTTTGGGTAGGCatgggtttgtttgtttgtttttgtttttgtttttttttttaattttaaatatgggtttttgttttggtggGATTTTGGTGGGTAGTGGGTAGTGGTGGTGTGGTGGGCATGGTGGAGGTGCGGTGGTGGTGACTGGGCAGTGGAGGTGCGGTGCTAGAGGTTGAGGGagggtggaggagaaaattggaaaaaaataaaaaagaaaaaatatattttattgtgtagatatattattttaatgagtaggataggaaaataaaagttgggatgctggaggtattgtaaaatggtatagtATAatgataaagtgactttttgggatggtaaaatagagTAGAAGTGGCTTTTTTGAGACCGCACCGTGGCAACATGCTATCattttttactaatttctttctctctctctcttccgtGCTTGTCTCCTTCCCAagtctcttctctctcctctctcacttctcCTTTGTCACACCATCTCACCCAAGCTTCTTCCTCTCCCTCTCACCATCTCAGCCAACTCTTTTACCATTGCAATCCagaaaatactcaaaaaatacCAGAAAGAACCCTGCTACAATCACACAGAAACCCAACCAAAAAACCTAGAAAGAAACCCACTACAATCACACagaaacccaacccaaaacCAGAAAATCAGCACAAAAAAATGCCCCAAACCCCACTGAAAATTCCTAGAAAATCAGCTTCCAAAACCTGTAAAATCAACttccaaaatacccaaaaaatcaGCTTCCAAAatacccagaaaaaaaaaaaaaaaaacgaacaaagaaaaacagcttccaaaacccagaaaatcagcTTCCAAAATACCCAGAAAAAAAGGAACACAGAAAAACAGCTTCCAAAACTCAGAAAATCAACTTCCAAAATACTGAGAAAATCAGTTTCCAAAATAACCAGAAGGGGTGAGAAGTGTTGTAGgccaatggagagggtgagaagTGTTTTAGGCCGACGGAGCTTGGTGGTCAGCCATGGAGCACGGGCTTGAGAGCAAATCAGAGACATGGAGCATGGGTTTGAGAGTAGATAAGAGAAAGGGAGAAGGTTCTAGTCTTCTacaaagggagagagagacagcttttgggttttgacaaagggaaagagagagagagagagagagagagaccgaataaaaaatgaataaaaatactaaataaaaaatatttaaataaagtggtaaaaaaatagaagttttgaggtAGGGTTAATTATAAAGTGATGTATCAAATGCTATAAAGTTGAATTTTGAGATagtaaatgctaaaatttttaaaatcctCTATGGAAATGCTCTAAATGGAGGAAGTAAAGGTACAATTTCTAGTCTCCACAACCTTTTGGAGTTTTGTTCTAACgaggttcttcttcttctctatttttatttatttatttttttaatgataaaaattatCATTACTCATTAGAAACATTACGTGAATTAGCCCTATCaacttgaacaaaaaaaattagttattaaCTTTACATCTCAAAAAGTAagaatagattttaaatgaaaaaaaaaagatagttaataatatttaatagatatttaaattaaatatttaaaaaatactcATCATGAAGAGTTAGCAAAAAACTTGCATCCACGGGTAGATATAGTGGATAAGAGCTTAGTTGGTGCAAATACAGGAAAATGAGCCTACTCCTTTTATCTTTCCTTATCTGGCCCAATTTCTACTACAACATGGTCTGTCTCTCCTTATCAACGTGAGATTTCacatttttacaattaattttctaacttttaattaaaatattaaattgctACAACAAACTTTATAGGAAGGGCTCGGAAAGACCCATCACTTCGAACTAAGTGCCAAGAGGTCGTGGGTTTGAGTACTAATATTGACCCATACTTCCTAATATGTAGAAATCATGTTAACAGGTCGATTTGTGGTATGCTCTACTGTACGCTGGTGGTACCCATGGGCTTATCAAAAAGTCCAAGAGGCAATGTATCATAGGCTGTGGGGTGATAATTACACATGTGAgcccatttttttctttcttctaaaaaaaatcaaatctatatcaatataatatctaaaagtcTAGGAGTAGTATTTAGTGTTGCTACAATCCTGTTAAGTCACATCATCGTACctctccatttttttaatattattttgttcctctatttttttttgaaaatattaaatatattaacttCTTTACTTTACACATTCACAcgtaaatatatttaatattatcaaaaaattagaagaaaaatattaatataaaaatggtGATGTGGTCGATATTTGGTCCATTCCGTTCATTTTGGTCCATAACGGTCCATTTTTCCTAATTcggtctattcggtccatttcagTTTGTGCAGTCTAAGTCGGTCCATTAGGTCTACTTTGGTGCACTTCAGCCCATTTCCTTTCAATTTGGTCTGTTCGGTCAAGTTTGGTCCATCTCAATGCAGTTACTTTATTTTTGGAGGAAAATGACAacttttatttaagaaaaagcAACTATATTAGcctaaatagaaaaagaaaggttttgGTTGAGAGTATCTATTCTAAATCtgaatttattaaataatatagatgacaaaataaatattatttttaattatttaagttaATGATTTGGGGTTTTATcttctttatgttcttttttttttctcccttaaatgatattattagtttattttttgagtGAATTACACAATTTAAGTGTTTGATATatgatataatttgaatttgaagacCAATTTTTAAGTCATATAGAAATTAAGAGATTGATATAACTATGATTCTCTTAAGCTTTTAAATGATTAAGTTGagcacataaattttttttttcaattgatatATGTGAAGTTCATCCTGAAAAAATATGTTCACCTTTTATCTTGTTCACAattcacaaagaaaaaaaatatattcaccTTTATCTTGTTCATAAATCACAAACCAAAATCCTCTACTGAAAGATATGCAGCTTCTAGAAGAAATCTTTTGAACTCATCAAGCAAATCCGGATGACCATTAAAAAGCGAAATCTGAAATTTATAGTTTCATTTTATATTAAGACTATGTCGTTTAATTTGGACTACCCATAAACTATagaatttaaagagaaaaatttcctttattttaaaggaaaaattaggTGCAAGTTCTTATGGTTATGTATTAATGTGTTTGGGCCTTTGGGGTGCCCATATTGGTCCGTTTCTTTGCTTGTTAACGTGGTATTTAGTCTTTTGGGATAATAGATGACAACAAGGTTGTGTCAAATCATGGGTGCCTTATccccataaaaaaatatgtgggATAGGACCAAAGTGAGTTTGGTTAAGATGATTCCGACATTGATGAAATAAGATGTGGCATTTAACTTATTACttctgaaattaaaaaaaaaaaaaaaaatcaagtaaattTAGATGTGCGATACAAAATGGACCAAGGTTTAACATGGGAAGTAACCACAGGTTGCTGAAAGAAGCCATTTAAAGATTAAAATGATGAAAACATGATCTTGAGTCCATTTGAAGCTAATTCTCCTTCTGATTTGTCAAGTGTATTTCTTTCCCCTTTGGCAAGAAGATGTTAAACCCAGAAATCAAGTTATTATGCCCTTCAAATAATTCCTTCGCTCTAGCAATGACGTCATTGGTGTTAATTCTGCGAGAACAAAAAATGGCCTAATCCGTTAGGTTTTAGATGCAATGTTCCATTAATCGAAGACAAAAACTTCATACATGCGATTACTGTACCTTCTATGCTTGAAATCAATCAAGACCTTAAGAAACTTgtaatctttctctctctggtCTTGAAA
This genomic stretch from Castanea sativa cultivar Marrone di Chiusa Pesio chromosome 1, ASM4071231v1 harbors:
- the LOC142622362 gene encoding paired amphipathic helix protein Sin3-like 2 is translated as MNGAKTYLKEVEETFQDQKEKYEEFLEVLNDFKAQRTDTVGFISKVKDLFEGHDNLISGFNTFLQKGYGITLEDKFSKKITLEDDEAAPPKKQPSGSSPGVFYGQSQVPVDGGGTPRKLTTYDALTYLEEVKETFQEQREKYEMFLKVMKDFKDQRVGTVGVIIRVKELFKGHNNLISGFDIFLPKGYEMALDNDEALPQEKTVECQEAISFMNKIKIRFQNDEHVYKSFLEIWNKYWNEHKDIVEVYNEISSLFNGHPDLLDEFRRFLLEAAYLSAEHVGL